One window of the Peromyscus leucopus breed LL Stock chromosome 17, UCI_PerLeu_2.1, whole genome shotgun sequence genome contains the following:
- the LOC114706769 gene encoding myeloid-associated differentiation marker-like yields MTAMPVSVVQTTIKTKVSPGLESLTIVGSPRALFRPLGLLRLLQLFSTCLAFSLVAYKGAWMGSMANWCMFSWCFCFSMTLLVLSLELGGFQSRFPLSWLDFPITCASYGVLFCLSSSIIYPITCVRFMAHGSARKFAVSATIFSCIACVAYITEVAWTRTRPGEMTGYMATVSGQLKVFESFVACVIFVFIGNPQLYMHELALEWCLAVYAICFVLTMVIILLNLGNCNNIVPMPLPTFLTGVAFLSVLMYTTAVVLWPLYQFSEASPGQAQRTMDATCQHTRPHSVCSWDRHLVVAILTGVNLLTYIADFIHSS; encoded by the coding sequence ATGACAGCCATGCCGGTATCGGTGGTCCAGACCACCATCAAGACCAAGGTCTCGCCAGGCCTGGAGTCTTTGACGATCGTGGGGTCCCCTCGGGCGTTGTTCCGACCCCTGGGCCTTCTCCGCCTGCTGCAGCTGTTTTCGACCTGTTTGGCTTTCTCACTAGTGGCCTACAAGGGTGCCTGGATGGGCTCCATGGCCAACTGGTGCATGTTCTCCTGGTGCTTCTGTTTCTCCATGACCCTGCTGGTCCTCAGCCTGGAGTTGGGTGGATTCCAGAGCCGCTTCCCCCTGTCCTGGCTGGATTTCCCCATCACCTGCGCCTCCTACGGTGTCCTCTTCTGCCTGTCGTCTTCCATCATCTACCCTATCACCTGTGTGCGGTTCATGGCTCATGGGTCTGCCAGAAAATTCGCCGTCAGCGCCACAATCTTCTCCTGCATCGCCTGTGTGGCTTATATAACAGAAGTGGCCTGGACTCGCACAAGGCCAGGTGAGATGACTGGCTATATGGCCACTGTGTCCGGGCAGCTCAAGGTCTTTGAGTCCTTTGTAGCCTGTGTTATCTTCGTCTTCATCGGCAACCCACAGCTGTACATGCACGAACTGGCTCTGGAGTGGTGCCTGGCCGTGTATGCCATTTGCTTCGTCCTAACCATGGTGATCATCCTGCTGAACCTGGGGAATTGCAACAACATCGTGCCCATGCCCCTCCCCACCTTCTTGACCGGCGTGGCCTTCCTGTCTGTCCTCATGTACACTACCGCCGTCGTCCTCTGGCCCCTCTACCAGTTCAGTGAAGCATCTCCAGGCCAGGCCCAAAGGACCATGGATGCGACCTGTCAGCACACACGTCCCCACTCAGTGTGTTCCTGGGATCGCCACCTGGTGGTGGCTATCTTGACTGGTGTCAACCTGCTGACGTATATCGCTGATTTCATTCACTCTAGCTAG